The following are encoded in a window of Trichocoleus sp. genomic DNA:
- a CDS encoding Npun_F0494 family protein, protein MTFTSPSRNPSIQYSPATIDRAERALRCAPFQLSLFATMRWQSVELRAIAGKAGVENGYTQQSIPELAAENSLLWLIQVGLLRREVDGQGLTDSFRLTPLGHQIVEKWQNQGDKLPAPNRGDRFFNLVQQWFRLPSWF, encoded by the coding sequence ATGACGTTCACAAGTCCCTCTCGCAACCCCTCCATTCAATATTCCCCAGCAACGATCGATCGGGCGGAACGAGCATTACGCTGTGCCCCATTTCAGTTATCCCTATTTGCAACAATGCGCTGGCAAAGCGTGGAGCTTCGAGCCATTGCTGGCAAAGCAGGCGTCGAGAATGGCTATACCCAGCAATCAATCCCAGAACTGGCTGCCGAAAATTCGCTGCTCTGGTTGATTCAGGTGGGGCTACTGCGCCGGGAAGTCGATGGGCAAGGGCTAACAGATAGTTTTCGTTTGACTCCGTTGGGGCATCAAATCGTTGAAAAGTGGCAGAATCAAGGCGATAAGCTGCCTGCTCCAAATCGGGGCGATCGGTTCTTCAATCTTGTGCAACAGTGGTTTCGCTTGCCCAGCTGGTTCTAA
- a CDS encoding NUDIX domain-containing protein: protein MSHAAKDEAFGIIPILHQPEGNQFLLIQHWAGHWGFPKGHAEAGETPLMAACREFEEETGVQAYEVIEGSSFLEQYYFTKNKQTIEKTVTYFPAWVKSTAVICQDKEIQNYCWLPFEAALEKLTFAQGKRLLRQVEAYLNKL from the coding sequence ATGAGCCACGCAGCGAAAGACGAAGCTTTCGGCATCATTCCCATTTTGCACCAGCCGGAGGGCAATCAGTTTCTCTTAATTCAGCATTGGGCAGGACATTGGGGGTTTCCCAAAGGGCATGCAGAAGCCGGAGAAACGCCGCTTATGGCAGCCTGTCGAGAATTTGAGGAAGAAACAGGCGTACAGGCATATGAGGTGATAGAAGGATCCTCTTTTTTGGAGCAATATTACTTTACAAAGAATAAACAGACGATCGAAAAAACAGTGACTTACTTTCCAGCATGGGTGAAGTCAACAGCAGTCATCTGCCAGGACAAAGAGATTCAGAACTACTGTTGGCTACCGTTTGAAGCAGCTTTAGAGAAGCTAACCTTTGCTCAAGGGAAACGCTTACTGCGTCAGGTCGAGGCTTATTTAAACAAACTGTAG
- a CDS encoding phycobiliprotein lyase, which yields MTASLFPTSAIYEARIAEFFQRSQGQWRSERRYYTLPDGKTKEMVSMIRVRFLPQGCPELRQLAQLHHLTDETIMTCGAEVTWDSEDSVSGRKQSKGHTLFGAHGSILYRDRGFATPQPVTATYHFINPETMSLRTEYQGSVFEEELKLIGSQYRTRQTIISRAGEQQMIGQYLEKRIA from the coding sequence GTGACAGCTTCTCTGTTTCCCACATCGGCAATTTACGAAGCCCGGATTGCAGAATTTTTCCAGCGTTCACAAGGGCAATGGCGATCGGAACGGCGATATTACACGTTACCCGATGGGAAGACCAAGGAGATGGTCAGCATGATTCGGGTTCGCTTTTTGCCGCAAGGATGTCCTGAACTGCGTCAGCTTGCCCAGCTTCATCATTTAACAGACGAAACCATTATGACCTGTGGTGCGGAGGTCACCTGGGATAGCGAAGATTCTGTTTCTGGGCGCAAGCAGTCTAAGGGGCACACGCTGTTTGGAGCACATGGATCGATCCTCTACCGCGATCGAGGATTTGCCACTCCCCAACCTGTCACTGCCACTTATCATTTCATCAATCCTGAAACCATGTCTCTGCGAACTGAGTATCAGGGATCTGTGTTTGAGGAAGAACTGAAGCTGATCGGTAGCCAATATCGCACCCGTCAAACCATCATTTCCAGAGCTGGGGAGCAGCAGATGATTGGTCAATATCTAGAAAAGCGGATCGCTTAG